In one Janibacter cremeus genomic region, the following are encoded:
- a CDS encoding SPFH domain-containing protein gives MDTARQVADSSGMGEMVDQAREGAQSAGFDLNARDFPAARGEGGSAGTRINAEQVSLDEAAEHLSRSQYEMGTDGPVHVITPMVMPKGGRLRAMLPAVLLVLFGIVGSIFLLPFGLTSAVFGPHYWLLVVVAAAFMWWRHGMVMVPEGCTALISRFGKVEDEVGPGRVTLWNPWKRVSYIVNTTREYPFNAPIRSAPTKSGVQASVDLFLQFRIVSAREFVFVLGAVQGFQDKLNNAISETTRSLIYEQEASGIYDLVGESTSRLLEQLNAQFAPAVELTTANITHAEPSAQEYRMDLAAPEMIRVAKEAYTYDYELSLKKEQNEGDLNKDLASLNENLSAIQADIARYQAQMDTALERETNRAEAVARQRFVESESDAKANAALLEAQALDIRALSAALAPEILDYRYQQDQLEKMESVSHSLPQIVRIGAESESVDYLQIARQLVGGQDRQLFSTEAMESIRSRQGDISERVSAREADIEQLLQAPEETDVEILPTSETQLDTEGEQRLDAIRQSVTDESVTAQFGDEGGVAPSEATSPPPPAPEEPPAMPAPQQYDVTDEGEQA, from the coding sequence ATGGACACGGCCCGGCAGGTCGCCGACTCGAGCGGCATGGGCGAGATGGTCGACCAAGCCCGAGAGGGCGCCCAGAGCGCCGGGTTCGACCTCAACGCACGGGACTTCCCCGCCGCCCGGGGTGAGGGCGGATCGGCCGGCACCCGGATCAACGCCGAGCAGGTCTCCCTCGACGAGGCCGCCGAGCACCTCAGCCGCAGCCAGTACGAGATGGGCACCGACGGCCCGGTGCACGTCATCACCCCGATGGTCATGCCCAAGGGCGGGCGCCTGCGGGCGATGCTCCCCGCCGTGCTGCTGGTCCTCTTCGGCATCGTGGGCTCGATCTTCCTGCTGCCCTTCGGCCTGACCTCCGCGGTCTTCGGCCCGCACTACTGGCTGCTCGTCGTGGTCGCTGCGGCCTTCATGTGGTGGCGCCACGGCATGGTCATGGTCCCCGAGGGCTGCACCGCACTGATCAGCCGCTTCGGCAAGGTCGAGGACGAGGTCGGTCCCGGCCGGGTGACGCTGTGGAACCCGTGGAAGCGGGTCTCCTACATCGTCAACACCACCCGCGAGTACCCCTTCAACGCGCCGATCCGCTCGGCGCCCACGAAGTCTGGCGTCCAGGCCTCGGTCGACCTCTTCCTCCAGTTCCGCATCGTCAGCGCCCGCGAGTTCGTCTTCGTCCTCGGCGCCGTGCAGGGGTTCCAGGACAAGCTGAACAACGCGATCTCCGAGACCACCCGCTCGCTGATCTACGAGCAGGAGGCCTCGGGCATCTACGACCTCGTCGGCGAGAGCACCTCCCGGCTGCTCGAGCAGCTCAACGCCCAGTTCGCCCCCGCGGTGGAGCTGACGACGGCCAACATCACGCACGCCGAGCCGTCGGCGCAGGAGTACCGGATGGACCTCGCCGCACCGGAGATGATCCGGGTGGCCAAGGAGGCCTACACCTACGACTACGAGCTGAGCCTGAAGAAGGAGCAGAACGAGGGTGACCTGAACAAGGACCTCGCCTCGCTCAACGAGAACCTCTCCGCCATCCAGGCCGACATCGCCCGCTACCAGGCGCAGATGGACACCGCGCTGGAGCGCGAGACCAACCGGGCCGAGGCGGTCGCCCGCCAGCGCTTCGTCGAGTCCGAGTCGGACGCGAAGGCCAACGCGGCCCTGCTCGAGGCACAGGCCCTCGACATCCGCGCACTGAGCGCGGCGCTCGCGCCGGAGATCCTCGACTACCGCTACCAGCAGGACCAGCTGGAGAAGATGGAGTCGGTCTCCCACTCCCTTCCCCAGATCGTGCGGATCGGCGCGGAGTCCGAGAGCGTGGACTACCTGCAGATCGCCCGCCAGCTCGTCGGCGGCCAGGACCGCCAGCTCTTCTCCACCGAGGCCATGGAGTCCATCCGCTCGCGGCAGGGCGACATCTCCGAGCGGGTCTCCGCCCGCGAGGCGGACATCGAGCAGCTGCTGCAGGCCCCCGAGGAGACGGACGTGGAGATCCTGCCAACCTCGGAGACCCAGCTCGACACCGAGGGCGAGCAGCGCCTCGACGCGATCCGCCAGTCGGTCACCGACGAGAGCGTCACCGCCCAGTTCGGAGACGAAGGGGGCGTCGCACCAAGCGAGGCGACCTCACCACCACCGCCGGCACCCGAGGAACCACCGGCGATGCCGGCCCCGCAGCAGTACGACGTGACGGACGAGGGTGAGCAGGCATGA
- a CDS encoding sulfurtransferase TusA family protein: MERLPDGAHLLRGGDLGCARLLVLLRQEALDLDPGAVVHLETSDPIAPIDLPAWCRITGHEYLGPVEEEGVPRYGVCISPQARSTDPAFPWRVVE; this comes from the coding sequence ATGGAACGACTCCCCGACGGCGCGCACCTGCTGCGCGGCGGTGACCTCGGGTGCGCACGGTTGCTCGTCCTGCTGCGCCAGGAGGCCCTCGACCTCGACCCCGGGGCCGTGGTCCACCTCGAGACCAGCGACCCCATCGCCCCGATCGACCTGCCGGCGTGGTGCCGCATCACCGGGCACGAGTACCTCGGCCCGGTCGAAGAGGAGGGCGTGCCGCGGTACGGGGTGTGCATCTCGCCGCAGGCGAGGTCGACGGATCCCGCGTTTCCGTGGCGGGTGGTGGAGTAA
- a CDS encoding DUF6318 family protein has product MLALSACGGDGEGGSSSSSTTASPQPVEPSSSSSSSSSSSASSSSSGGASDAPDLPEAATKHTQDGAVAFAKYYWREGGRALDTGKTSRLRAMSGEECTVCFKIIDSVEADMEKGRTSDINPTEVANDVKVTSETDGKSESAVTLSVTDASYRMVDSSGKSHGRADAVSYDVIVYLDWEGSSWQVVDSFIIT; this is encoded by the coding sequence GTGCTGGCGCTGTCCGCCTGTGGTGGTGATGGCGAAGGGGGGTCCTCCAGCTCGTCGACGACCGCGAGCCCGCAGCCGGTTGAGCCGTCGTCGAGCAGCTCGAGCTCGTCGTCCAGCTCGGCTTCGTCGTCGTCATCGGGTGGTGCCAGCGATGCCCCCGATCTCCCGGAAGCCGCCACCAAGCACACGCAGGACGGGGCCGTGGCATTTGCGAAGTATTACTGGAGGGAGGGAGGCCGTGCACTTGATACCGGCAAGACAAGCAGGTTGAGGGCCATGTCCGGTGAAGAGTGCACCGTCTGTTTCAAGATCATCGACTCCGTTGAGGCTGACATGGAGAAGGGGCGGACATCGGACATAAACCCCACCGAGGTCGCGAATGACGTGAAGGTGACCTCGGAAACCGATGGGAAGTCAGAGAGCGCTGTGACTTTGAGCGTCACCGACGCCAGCTACCGCATGGTCGACTCCTCGGGCAAATCTCACGGCCGAGCCGATGCAGTGTCATACGACGTGATCGTGTACTTGGACTGGGAGGGGTCGTCGTGGCAGGTCGTGGACAGCTTCATCATCACCTGA
- a CDS encoding Fic family protein, which translates to MDVDADPSALAAADDARAEISRFDAELSSILPGAELAPLAAVLLRTESASSSQIEHVTAGARALALAELHLAKPGSNASLVAANVDAVTRAIELADSLTPPAVLAVHAALMHTETHVAPGHYRTEQVWIGGTSASPHDAAFVPPRHSRVEAAMDDLCTFMARTDIPLLAQCAVAHAQFETIHPFNDGNGRVGRALVHAMLQHGGATTRATVPVSAGLLTDTDGYFAALTAYRTGNVNPIITRFADATLAAIGNGRQLAQDLVEIHSRWSSSISARRTASIWRVLPRLLSQPVVTSALIQREIGLSQPAADQVIARLRDAGILTKAKGGQRYVAWVAQDVTAALDDFALRARRR; encoded by the coding sequence TTGGACGTCGACGCCGATCCGTCGGCTCTCGCTGCCGCCGATGACGCGCGAGCCGAGATCTCACGTTTCGATGCCGAGTTGTCGTCGATCCTTCCCGGGGCCGAGCTCGCTCCCCTGGCAGCCGTCCTGCTGCGGACCGAGTCGGCGTCGTCCTCCCAGATCGAGCACGTGACCGCCGGCGCGCGAGCACTTGCGCTCGCCGAGCTGCACCTCGCCAAACCAGGCAGCAACGCCAGTCTCGTGGCCGCCAACGTTGATGCGGTGACACGGGCGATCGAGCTCGCCGACTCGCTCACTCCACCTGCGGTCCTTGCTGTCCACGCTGCGCTCATGCACACCGAGACCCATGTCGCACCCGGTCATTACCGCACGGAGCAGGTCTGGATCGGCGGCACGAGCGCATCCCCGCATGATGCTGCCTTCGTCCCGCCCCGGCACTCGCGAGTGGAAGCGGCCATGGATGACCTGTGCACCTTCATGGCCCGTACCGACATTCCACTGCTTGCCCAGTGCGCCGTTGCGCACGCACAGTTCGAGACGATCCACCCCTTCAACGACGGCAATGGTCGAGTCGGTCGTGCCCTCGTGCACGCCATGCTCCAGCACGGCGGAGCCACCACTCGCGCAACAGTGCCCGTGTCAGCCGGTCTCCTGACCGACACCGACGGCTACTTCGCGGCCCTGACCGCCTACCGCACGGGTAACGTCAACCCCATCATCACGCGATTCGCCGATGCCACCTTGGCGGCCATCGGTAATGGCCGCCAACTCGCGCAGGACCTTGTCGAGATCCACTCGCGCTGGTCGTCCTCGATCTCGGCGAGGCGCACTGCGTCGATCTGGCGCGTGCTGCCGCGGCTGCTCAGTCAGCCGGTGGTCACGTCGGCCCTGATCCAACGCGAGATCGGGTTGTCCCAACCGGCAGCCGACCAAGTCATTGCACGACTGCGTGACGCCGGCATCCTGACCAAGGCCAAGGGCGGGCAGCGCTATGTGGCGTGGGTGGCCCAAGATGTCACCGCGGCCCTGGACGACTTCGCGCTGCGCGCCCGCCGCCGCTGA
- a CDS encoding AMP-binding protein yields MIEKVTGATYASLTKDFRWPIPERFNIGTACSTAQDQDALALIEVDSEQTRTYSFGDLTEQSDRLAGGLHRLGVSRGDRIAVMLPQGLACGIAHLAIYKLGAIAIPLTQLFGPQALGYRLGDSGTTVVITGPSSLDLVTEVTRDLDGVDIVVAGGEPAGEHVSMETLISEAPADFEAEMTGPDDPALIIYTSGTTGAPKGALHAHRVLLGHLPGFELMFDYFPQEGDRIWTPADWAWIGGLYDVLMPAWFHGRPVIATPKARFEPEAALRLMAEHEVTATFLPPTALKMMRQATLPDLPHSLRVIMSGGEPLGGEMLAWSRERFGVDINEIYGQTEANLLVGNSSAIWDVRPGSMGRPYPGHRVAVLDPSGELAAPGVVGEIVLRSDDPVVMLEYWNNPEATEGKFVTVVDEEGQSQRWLCTGDLGSVDEDGYFWFSSREDDVITSAGYRIGPAEIEECVLGHPAVAMVAAVGIPDEVRGQVVKVFVKLAGSYSASDELADEIRAHVRSRLAAYEYPREVEFIDELPMTTTGKVRRGELKNRTSS; encoded by the coding sequence ATGATCGAGAAGGTCACCGGAGCGACGTACGCCAGCCTGACGAAGGACTTCCGCTGGCCCATCCCGGAGCGGTTCAACATCGGCACGGCGTGCTCGACTGCCCAGGACCAGGACGCTCTCGCCCTGATCGAGGTCGACAGCGAGCAGACGCGCACGTACTCCTTCGGCGACCTCACCGAGCAGTCCGATCGCCTGGCCGGTGGGCTGCACCGCCTGGGCGTGTCCCGGGGCGACCGGATCGCGGTGATGCTGCCGCAGGGACTGGCATGCGGGATCGCGCACCTGGCCATCTACAAGCTCGGCGCGATCGCGATCCCGCTGACCCAGCTCTTCGGTCCGCAGGCGCTCGGATACCGACTGGGTGACAGCGGCACGACGGTGGTCATCACCGGGCCCTCCTCACTCGACCTGGTCACGGAGGTCACCCGCGACCTCGACGGGGTCGACATCGTCGTCGCCGGCGGCGAGCCCGCTGGCGAGCACGTGTCGATGGAGACGTTGATCTCCGAGGCCCCCGCCGACTTCGAGGCGGAGATGACCGGCCCCGACGATCCCGCGCTGATCATCTACACCTCCGGGACCACTGGGGCTCCGAAGGGTGCCCTGCACGCCCACCGGGTGCTGCTGGGCCACCTGCCCGGGTTCGAGCTGATGTTCGACTACTTCCCGCAGGAGGGGGATCGGATCTGGACACCGGCGGACTGGGCGTGGATCGGCGGACTCTACGACGTGTTGATGCCGGCATGGTTCCACGGACGGCCGGTCATCGCCACGCCGAAGGCACGGTTCGAGCCGGAGGCCGCACTCCGCCTGATGGCCGAGCACGAGGTCACCGCGACCTTCCTGCCACCGACGGCGCTGAAGATGATGCGGCAGGCGACACTGCCGGACCTGCCCCACTCCCTTCGCGTCATCATGAGCGGCGGGGAGCCCCTCGGTGGGGAGATGCTGGCGTGGAGCCGGGAGCGTTTCGGGGTCGACATCAACGAGATCTACGGGCAGACCGAGGCGAACCTCCTCGTGGGCAACAGCTCCGCCATCTGGGACGTCCGCCCTGGCTCGATGGGACGCCCTTACCCGGGGCATCGGGTCGCGGTGCTCGACCCCAGTGGGGAGCTGGCCGCTCCCGGCGTCGTGGGCGAGATCGTGCTGCGCTCCGATGACCCTGTGGTGATGCTGGAGTACTGGAACAACCCCGAGGCGACGGAGGGCAAGTTCGTCACCGTCGTGGATGAGGAGGGCCAGTCCCAACGCTGGTTGTGCACCGGCGACCTGGGGAGCGTTGACGAGGATGGCTACTTCTGGTTCAGCAGTCGCGAAGACGACGTGATCACCTCGGCCGGATATCGCATCGGTCCGGCCGAGATCGAGGAGTGCGTCCTCGGCCACCCCGCCGTGGCGATGGTCGCGGCCGTGGGGATCCCGGACGAGGTACGCGGGCAGGTCGTCAAGGTCTTCGTGAAGCTCGCCGGGTCGTACTCGGCCTCCGACGAGCTGGCCGATGAGATCCGGGCGCACGTGCGTTCGCGGCTCGCCGCCTACGAGTACCCCCGCGAAGTCGAATTCATCGACGAGTTGCCGATGACGACGACCGGCAAGGTGCGGCGGGGTGAGCTGAAGAACCGCACGTCATCGTGA
- a CDS encoding sodium:solute symporter family transporter, translated as MNLTIVSIVAAYLVVVLLIGLWATGRTKTSGDFYIAGRSLGVVVMAVAVFSSIQSGFGVVGGTSTVTAGGYGFVSGVMIATPLGFALTWLMLGKRMMNVGDVGEMYTVGDVAELRYKSPVARGVMGLTVALGVLGYLGTQVLAMGIVVAAIFEVSTTTGAIIGMAVLGLYVVGGGILAGVYTDLFQGVLMLVVSFVAFYYALESGGGIASMTRTLQAEAPDLATPFGLSPWVTIPCWIFLFSLGGSAQPHGLTKFLMLKERGSLRWGPLISGTGYAITTLMVVGIGSAVSVLTLRGEFPAMDSPDESFTQYLTDFTPPVVAGLVIAGLLAAIMSTGSSFLTLGAASAVRDIPRAFNITVRRELLWSRVAVAVLLVLSTAFALYIGNVVALLGTFGWGTFAASLFPALVLGMLWQGGTKEAAISSALIGIVLNFVLEVGGKYGWTPLPEGVVVGAFVFAITLIVYIGVSMATRGRGAEVDPHLASVIEGGSGQAPVPASQTV; from the coding sequence ATGAACCTCACCATCGTCTCGATCGTCGCGGCCTACCTGGTCGTCGTCCTCCTCATCGGTCTGTGGGCCACCGGCCGCACCAAGACGAGCGGCGACTTCTACATCGCCGGACGAAGCCTCGGCGTCGTCGTCATGGCGGTTGCCGTCTTCTCTTCCATCCAGAGCGGCTTCGGCGTCGTCGGCGGCACCTCGACGGTGACCGCCGGTGGTTACGGGTTCGTCTCCGGAGTCATGATCGCCACACCTCTCGGTTTCGCCCTGACCTGGCTCATGCTCGGCAAGCGGATGATGAACGTCGGGGACGTGGGCGAGATGTACACCGTCGGTGACGTGGCGGAGCTTCGCTACAAGAGCCCGGTCGCCCGCGGCGTCATGGGGCTGACCGTGGCCCTGGGCGTGCTCGGCTACCTCGGCACCCAGGTGCTGGCGATGGGCATCGTCGTGGCCGCCATCTTCGAGGTCAGCACCACCACGGGTGCCATCATCGGCATGGCGGTCCTCGGGCTGTACGTCGTCGGCGGGGGCATCCTCGCCGGCGTGTACACCGACCTCTTCCAGGGCGTGCTGATGCTGGTGGTCTCCTTCGTCGCCTTCTACTACGCGCTCGAGAGCGGCGGGGGCATCGCCTCGATGACTCGAACCCTGCAGGCCGAGGCACCCGACCTGGCGACCCCCTTCGGTCTGTCCCCGTGGGTGACCATCCCGTGCTGGATCTTCCTCTTCAGCCTCGGCGGCTCCGCCCAGCCGCACGGCCTGACCAAGTTCCTCATGCTCAAGGAGCGCGGCAGCCTGCGCTGGGGACCGCTGATCAGCGGTACCGGTTACGCGATCACCACGCTGATGGTCGTCGGGATCGGTTCTGCGGTTTCGGTGCTCACCCTGCGCGGTGAGTTCCCCGCGATGGACTCCCCCGACGAGTCGTTCACCCAGTACCTCACCGACTTCACTCCCCCGGTAGTGGCCGGTCTGGTCATCGCGGGCCTGCTTGCGGCGATCATGTCCACCGGGTCGAGCTTCCTCACCTTGGGTGCCGCCAGCGCCGTGCGCGACATCCCCCGCGCATTCAACATCACGGTCCGGCGCGAGCTGCTGTGGAGCCGTGTCGCGGTCGCCGTGCTGCTCGTGCTCTCGACCGCCTTCGCCCTGTACATCGGTAACGTCGTCGCCCTGCTGGGCACCTTCGGCTGGGGCACCTTCGCCGCCAGCCTCTTCCCGGCCCTCGTACTCGGGATGCTGTGGCAGGGCGGGACCAAGGAGGCCGCCATCTCCAGCGCCCTGATCGGCATCGTTCTCAACTTCGTGCTCGAGGTCGGTGGCAAGTACGGCTGGACCCCGCTCCCGGAGGGCGTGGTGGTCGGCGCCTTCGTCTTCGCCATCACCCTCATCGTCTACATCGGTGTCTCGATGGCGACTCGGGGTCGCGGCGCCGAGGTGGATCCCCACCTCGCGAGCGTCATCGAGGGTGGCTCCGGCCAGGCGCCCGTCCCTGCTTCGCAGACCGTCTGA
- a CDS encoding hydroxymethylglutaryl-CoA reductase, degradative, whose product MARTSRPTGFRQESPSGRRDIASEAAGLPPGSLEAFTDEGGLGADRADHMIENVVGVFGVPVGLATNFIINGSEVLVPMATEEPSVVAAASNAARIARATGGFHASCSAPEMQAQIQVVDVPDPEAACLRVLAAREELMVAADEQDTALVSFGGGVRDIVARTVHTRVGTHVVVHLVVDVRDAMGANAVNTMAEALAPRIAELTRGRTLLRILTNKADRRLARAHAVLDSDELGGRQVVRDMVAAAALAEADPYRAATHNKGIMNGITAVALATGNDTRAIEAGAHSHAVTADGRYTALSHFEEDADGNLSVSLELPMAVGIIGGATKTHPSAGAALALMGITSADQLAHVIVSVGLAQNVAALRALATEGIQRGHMTLHRRSVASAPSDHADAT is encoded by the coding sequence GTGGCCAGGACCAGCAGGCCGACGGGATTCCGCCAGGAGTCCCCCTCGGGACGACGCGACATCGCCAGCGAGGCCGCCGGACTGCCACCGGGATCGCTCGAGGCCTTCACGGACGAAGGGGGGCTCGGCGCCGACCGGGCCGATCACATGATCGAGAACGTCGTCGGTGTCTTCGGAGTACCCGTGGGGCTGGCCACCAACTTCATCATCAACGGCTCCGAGGTCCTCGTCCCGATGGCGACTGAGGAGCCCTCGGTCGTCGCGGCCGCGAGCAATGCCGCACGCATCGCCCGCGCCACCGGCGGCTTCCACGCCTCCTGCAGCGCCCCGGAGATGCAGGCGCAGATCCAGGTGGTGGACGTGCCCGACCCGGAAGCCGCGTGCCTGCGGGTGCTCGCTGCGCGCGAGGAACTCATGGTCGCCGCAGACGAGCAGGACACGGCGCTCGTCTCCTTCGGCGGCGGAGTGCGAGACATCGTCGCCCGCACCGTGCACACCCGCGTCGGCACCCACGTGGTCGTCCACCTCGTCGTGGACGTGCGTGACGCCATGGGTGCGAATGCCGTGAACACCATGGCCGAGGCCCTGGCCCCACGCATCGCCGAGCTGACGAGGGGCCGCACGCTCCTGCGCATCCTGACCAACAAGGCCGACCGCCGCCTCGCGCGCGCCCATGCGGTGCTCGATTCCGACGAGCTCGGTGGCCGGCAGGTGGTGCGGGACATGGTTGCAGCGGCTGCGCTCGCCGAGGCCGATCCCTACCGGGCAGCCACCCACAACAAGGGGATCATGAACGGCATCACCGCCGTGGCCCTGGCCACCGGCAACGACACCCGTGCCATCGAGGCCGGTGCCCATTCCCACGCGGTCACCGCCGACGGGCGGTACACGGCCCTCTCCCACTTCGAGGAGGACGCCGACGGCAACCTCTCGGTCAGCCTCGAGCTGCCCATGGCCGTTGGCATCATCGGCGGGGCCACCAAGACCCACCCGAGCGCGGGAGCGGCGCTGGCCCTGATGGGGATCACCAGCGCCGACCAGCTGGCCCACGTCATCGTCTCGGTCGGACTCGCCCAGAACGTCGCCGCCCTGCGCGCCTTGGCCACCGAAGGCATCCAGCGGGGCCACATGACCCTTCACCGGCGCAGCGTCGCCTCCGCTCCGTCGGACCACGCCGACGCGACCTGA